Proteins encoded in a region of the Candidatus Palauibacter scopulicola genome:
- a CDS encoding ABC transporter substrate-binding protein: NRRSEAHFNWHYHAALTRLNESFSLMGVPLVEMAEHLEPTPLARSEWIKFFALFFNQEAEAESAFGEMEVRYNALRARVAAVAERPRVLVGAPEDDGWRMYGGRNVHTRMIEDAGGRYLWEDDVETDSGRYTHFEDALARAREAELWIVGPNTSFGSRIFETTVLDPRYDYIPAVRNGRVWVANINWPTGPNPWWDYSLISPHFELADHVRMIHPGLLPPGDMTFYRSLAGLQVTDASSR; the protein is encoded by the coding sequence AACCGCCGCAGCGAAGCGCACTTCAACTGGCACTATCACGCGGCGCTGACCCGGCTCAACGAGTCGTTCTCGCTCATGGGTGTTCCTCTCGTCGAGATGGCCGAGCACCTGGAGCCCACGCCGTTGGCCCGCAGCGAGTGGATCAAGTTCTTCGCCCTCTTCTTCAATCAGGAGGCCGAAGCTGAGTCGGCCTTCGGTGAGATGGAGGTCCGGTACAATGCCCTGCGGGCCCGCGTGGCCGCCGTTGCGGAGCGACCCCGCGTGCTCGTCGGCGCACCCGAAGATGACGGCTGGCGGATGTACGGGGGAAGGAATGTGCACACGCGCATGATCGAAGACGCGGGAGGGCGTTACCTCTGGGAAGATGACGTCGAGACGGATAGCGGGCGCTACACGCACTTCGAGGATGCGCTCGCCAGGGCCCGCGAGGCCGAGCTATGGATCGTCGGTCCAAACACTTCCTTCGGCTCGCGCATCTTCGAGACGACGGTTCTGGACCCGCGCTACGACTATATCCCGGCCGTTCGAAATGGCCGGGTCTGGGTGGCCAACATCAATTGGCCGACGGGTCCCAACCCTTGGTGGGACTATAGCCTGATCTCTCCGCACTTCGAGCTGGCCGATCACGTTCGCATGATCCATCCCGGGCTGCTCCCGCCTGGCGACATGACCTTCTACCGCTCCCTCGCGGGTCTGCAGGTGACCGATGCATCAAGTCGCTGA
- a CDS encoding iron ABC transporter permease — MLWLLLGAALLILVGLELTLGAVWIPPGEVLGLLAGTESDAVLGRILLEFRVPRMLTAIVAGASLGVCGMLLQTTFRNPLADAWFLGLVHSARLGVAVLVVTSAAAGQTVLASLGVLSNLSLVVAAATGALVMTLILMALAPRVGPVTLLLSGLMLGQTAEGLISVVLHFTTEAQARAFASWNDGTFTTVSWSQWSIMGALTLVGLVAALGRTKSLNSLMLGDDYARTLGLRVKRARIQALAAAALLAGVVTAFCGPIAFLGLLAPHLARALFGTADHRALVPAAAVTGAALAALADLITHLPWSRHVLHMNAVMGLIGAPVVLVLLLRRAGVRRFEN, encoded by the coding sequence GTGCTCTGGCTGCTTCTGGGAGCGGCGTTGCTGATTCTGGTGGGCCTGGAGCTGACACTGGGGGCGGTGTGGATCCCGCCGGGCGAGGTCCTCGGACTCCTCGCGGGCACCGAGAGCGATGCCGTGTTGGGACGGATTCTCCTGGAATTCCGAGTGCCGCGCATGCTCACCGCCATCGTGGCCGGCGCTTCGCTGGGGGTCTGCGGAATGTTGCTCCAGACGACCTTCCGCAATCCCCTCGCCGATGCATGGTTCCTGGGACTCGTGCACAGCGCCCGGCTGGGCGTAGCCGTGCTCGTTGTAACGTCAGCCGCCGCAGGCCAGACCGTGCTCGCGAGCCTTGGCGTCCTGTCCAACCTCAGCCTGGTCGTCGCGGCGGCGACAGGCGCGCTGGTCATGACGTTGATCCTGATGGCGCTCGCTCCCCGTGTGGGGCCCGTGACGCTGCTACTTAGCGGACTCATGCTCGGCCAGACCGCCGAGGGGCTGATCAGCGTCGTCCTTCACTTCACCACCGAAGCCCAGGCTCGTGCGTTTGCCTCCTGGAACGACGGCACGTTCACGACCGTCTCGTGGTCGCAGTGGTCGATCATGGGTGCGCTCACCCTGGTTGGGTTGGTTGCAGCCCTGGGTCGGACCAAGTCCCTCAACTCCCTGATGCTGGGCGACGACTACGCGCGGACTTTGGGGCTCCGGGTCAAGCGGGCCCGCATCCAGGCCCTCGCCGCCGCCGCGCTCCTGGCCGGCGTCGTAACGGCGTTCTGCGGGCCGATCGCCTTCCTCGGACTGTTGGCGCCCCATCTGGCACGCGCGCTGTTCGGGACGGCGGACCACCGAGCCCTGGTTCCGGCGGCCGCCGTCACGGGTGCCGCGCTGGCCGCCTTGGCGGATCTCATCACCCACTTGCCGTGGAGCCGGCACGTCCTCCACATGAATGCGGTCATGGGGTTGATCGGGGCCCCGGTGGTACTGGTGCTTCTCCTGCGACGTGCCGGCGTGCGTCGCTTTGAGAACTGA
- a CDS encoding ABC transporter ATP-binding protein: MTVLALDDLATGYRSGRRSRQVSAGLSATLRAGEFTVLLGPNGAGKSTLMRTVCGLTPPLGGTALLDGEAIDAMEPGRRARVIGVVLTPSVNVWGLTGRALVELGRQPHTGWWGRFGAEDHDAVDQALRATGSQPFAARQVAELSDGERQRVMIARALAQQPRALVLDEVTAFLDLPTRIDLMIMLRDLTRAEGRALLLSTHDLDLALRTADRIWLMDSNGNLEVGTPEDLVLSGSLAHVFHREGVEFDPWEGAFRMAGPERVGVRVEGSGLVAEWTRRALRRLGIGVSTDGVTRFVIAVEDGTRGRAKWRLEVEGAASNHDTMSAMIDALLDSIPGDAR, from the coding sequence ATGACGGTCCTGGCGCTCGATGATCTCGCCACCGGGTATCGCTCCGGACGCAGGTCCAGACAGGTCTCGGCCGGGCTCAGCGCGACGTTGCGCGCAGGCGAGTTCACCGTCTTGCTCGGGCCCAATGGGGCTGGAAAGTCCACGCTCATGCGCACGGTGTGCGGCCTCACGCCCCCGCTGGGCGGGACGGCGCTACTCGACGGAGAGGCGATCGACGCCATGGAGCCGGGGCGTCGCGCGCGCGTGATCGGCGTGGTGCTCACTCCGTCGGTAAACGTGTGGGGGCTCACCGGGCGTGCTCTGGTCGAGTTGGGCCGTCAGCCTCACACCGGTTGGTGGGGTCGGTTTGGCGCAGAAGATCACGACGCGGTGGATCAGGCGCTCCGCGCCACCGGTTCGCAGCCGTTCGCGGCTCGCCAAGTGGCGGAGTTGAGCGACGGAGAGCGGCAGCGGGTCATGATCGCCCGGGCGCTCGCCCAGCAGCCCCGCGCGCTCGTCCTTGACGAGGTCACCGCCTTCCTCGACCTGCCGACTCGCATCGACCTCATGATCATGCTGCGGGATCTCACGCGGGCGGAAGGCCGCGCGCTCCTCTTGTCCACGCACGACCTTGACCTCGCACTCCGCACGGCGGACCGGATCTGGCTCATGGACTCGAACGGGAACCTCGAGGTGGGGACGCCCGAAGATCTCGTGCTCTCAGGCTCGCTGGCGCACGTGTTCCACCGAGAGGGTGTCGAGTTCGATCCGTGGGAAGGCGCTTTCAGGATGGCCGGTCCGGAGCGGGTTGGGGTGCGCGTTGAGGGCTCCGGGTTGGTCGCGGAGTGGACGCGCCGCGCGCTCCGCAGACTCGGAATCGGCGTGAGCACGGACGGGGTGACGCGCTTCGTGATCGCGGTCGAGGATGGGACTCGCGGCCGCGCAAAATGGCGCCTGGAGGTGGAGGGAGCGGCATCCAACCACGACACGATGAGCGCCATGATCGACGCACTGCTCGACTCCATCCCCGGGGATGCCCGCTGA